DNA sequence from the Methanolobus sp. ZRKC5 genome:
TCCAAATGCCTGACACGCTCTTCAAGTTGTGCAATTTGGAGAGATTGATGTTCAATTATCCCAAGTAATCGAGTTACAAGTTCTACTACTGCTTCTGGACCAGCTTCATAAACTGCAAGTATTTCTTCGCGGTCTATACAAATCCCCTCAGATTGATAGACGTTTTTTATGATATTTTACTGAATATTTTTTAACACATAGAATGAAGCCATAGTATATTGTTTTTTGCATCATTAAAACAGTCAGGCTGAATAGTTACGTTTTTATTAACATTGTTATTGAAATACAATCGTTTTTCTTTCAATCATACTTTTATATTTGCAAGTCAAAATTTTTATAGGACTAAATTTCATCATCTGATAAACCATAGAAATTCTTATAATCCTCAATAGCTTTCCTTGCCTGTTTTGGATATCGTTCAAACATACAGCTGAGGAACTCATCTCTGGATGTGAATTCCTTCATTCTGTTTATAATGCTTGTTGCATACTGTTTCGAAAGGGTATTTCCTTTCTGTATCTCAAAAGTCAGGCAGAGTGCATCCTGAGGAAAATACTTCCTGCGAATGTATGGTGCAACAGAACCCAGAAGCACATCATGATCAAGCCTGCTGAATGCCGGCACACCTACACGGTCCAGCCTTTCAGCCCCTGTGAGTTTTCCAATATTTTGCGCAGAATAAGAGTGAATTTCAATATAGACTTCAGGTTTGAGTTCTTCCACAGCCTCTATTATAGGCATCCCGATTTCAGTAAAATAGTTATCATCCAGTGTAGAGACATAGTTACCTTTATTCACAAGAGGAATAACTGCCAGAGTTCCCTTCTTGGGAGCTTCTATGTTCTCAAGGATGTCTGAAGTATCCTTCCATTCTTTCCCGTGCAGACCTGCCACAAACAACCTGACAGGTTTTCCTTCCCCAAGTATACGGTATGACATGTTCATCTCAATTTAATCTTTATTTTAACCTTAAATTCATCTCCCAGTCTTACCCGGATTACACAACTTTCTGTGCAATGATATATATCTCCTGCTTTTCAGATTCCAGAACCTCGATGATTTTCAGTCCCATTGCTTCTGCCTTTGCAAGAATAGGTTTGCTGTTCTTCTGCTTTCCCATCTTGATTACCTGAAGCAGTTTCCCTTTATCCCTCAATAGTGGCAACACCCTTTCAAGAGCTGCCAGAGAATCCAGAGGTTCAAGTGTCATATCACTGAGTATCACATCGACCTTTTCAGGTGACATCTTTTCCAGTGGAACCTTAAATACATCTCCGAACATGACAGAAATATTTTCTTTTTCATCGACTACTTTTTCGAGTTCCGTGCTGAAATCCCTGCTGAATTCCACACCTTTAACAGAAGATGCTATCTCAGATGCCAGCATCAAAAATCCTCCTGCACTTGAACCAAGGTCCAGTACCCGGTCACCCTTTTCGATCAGACCTGTGGCATCCTGTATCTTTTTGAGTTTGAAATAACCCCGGGGCATATCAAGCCCTTCCTCCACATCAACCTCAGCATCTGCACTGATATCCCTGGAAGGTTTTTTTACAATGGTATTGTCTACTTTGATATTGCCATTAAGTATAGCGGTTTTTGCCCTGCCCCTCGACTTGAAATAGCCCATTTCCACAAGGTATGCATCCAGTCTCATGATTCAACTAATAAGGAACTGTACTATTTATATTATCAGTTCCAAATTACATGCTCAAGTTGTAGTTATTTAAAATCCAGCTTTCAGGAATAGATAATGATAAAGCGATTCAACTCCCTTTTCCCCCTGTGGGCAATTATTTTCTCAATAATAGCCTTTGCCTACCCATCTGTATTTTCCCCTTATAAAAATGCCATAACTCCTCTGCTTGGGATTGTAATGTTTGGAATGGGAATCACACTTTCAGCAAACGATTTTCTACTTGTTCTCAAAAGACCTCGTGTTATAGCCCTTGGAACTGCCATGCAGTACATACTCATGCCACTCATTGCCTTCATCATTTCTTATCTGCTTAATCTCCCGATTGAGATCATGGCAGGAATGGTACTGCTGGGATCCTGTCCCGGAGGTACAGCTTCAAATGTCATCTGTTACCTTGCAAAGGGAGACGTGGCACTTTCAATAACACTTACCTCTGTTTCCACATTACTGGCTTTCTTCCTGACACCTGCACTTACATGGCTTTATATCGGGCAGGCAGTACCGGTAGAAGTAGGGAACATGATGCTGAGCATTGTAAAGATAGTACTTGTCCCGGTAGCGCTTGGAGTCATCATTAATACGCTCTTCGATAAACATATTGAAAGATTCAGGCATGCTTTCCCGGCATTGTCAGTAGCCACAATCGTGTTTATCATTGCTATTATCATTGCCCTGAATAAAGAGAATATCCTTGTTGCCGGAAAACTTGTAATGATTGCAGTTATCCTCCATAATGGATTTGGATTTGCAAGCGGTTATTTCATTTCAAAAACACTGGGACTTGATGAGAAGGATGCAAGAACCCTGGCAATAGAAGTCGGGATGCAGAATTCAGGATTGAGTGTGGCTCTTGCAGCTAAGTATTTCACACCCCTTGCAGCTCTTCCCGGTGCTTTATTCAGTATCTGGCATAACATCATGGGCTCTGCACTGGCTGCATACTGGTCATCCAAAGAGGACAAAAATGGTTTATAGAATGCTGACCGATGCTTTCTCCCAATGGTGATGATTTGTTAAAGGCAGTAATATTCGATATGGATGGTGTGCTTGTGGATTCAATGTCATATCATGCGGAAGCGGTCCAGCATATCTTTGATGAGATAGGCGTGGAAATGGATCAACAGGATATCTTTGAAAGAGAAGGAGAAAGAACCGTGGACATCGTTGCATTCCTGCTCGATAAAGGGACTGGTAATGCATCAAATTATGACATATCAGATATTGTGGAGAGATATATTTCCGAGTTTAACAGGATAGTGGAGCTTAAGGTCTTTGACGGCATGCAGGAATGCCTTAATGTCCTGAAGGAGAAATTTGACCTTGCTGTTGTGTCGGGTTCCGACAAACCAATTGTTAATGACATTATCAGCTCCCAGTACCCAGGGATATTTAAAGGGATTGTAACTGCCGATGATGTGGAACGTGGAAAGCCGGAACCTGACCCATATCTCAAAGCAGTGGAAATGCTTGGAATTTCCAGTCATGAAGGTATTGTAATAGAAAATGCCCCCATGGGTGTGGAGGCTGCGAAAAAGGCAGGCTTGTGTTGTGTAGCAATACCAACCTACCTTGACCCGGAAAAATTCCAGCAGGCGGATATGGTCATAAAAGACCACACACACCTTGTAGAGTTCCTGCGAAAGCTTGATCCCTCATACAACTGTCTTCAGTTGCCAAAATCATAATTGCATTTTATGCCGCTCTCATCAGAACACAGGTTGCAGGATACACATTTTGCAATCTCTGTTTCACCATTCCTTATTTTTGCAACAAGGTCAGGTTCACATATGAGCGACCTGCACAGGGATACCATATCTGCATACTCTTCTGCAAGCATCTGCTCCATAACAGCCTTAGAACGTATGCCACCTACTACTATAACCGGCACATCCACAGCTTCCTTTATCATTTTTGAGTAGTTCCTGTAATATGCCTCGTCCTCAGGTCTGTCTACTTTTGTCCTGAACATCTCCTGCCCGGCTTCAACAATACCGCCACTTACCTCAATGGCACACACACCATTTGCAGCCAGTATCTTTGCTATTTCAACACATTCAGGAGCATCGAGGACGTTTTTCTTGCCTTTTGGGAATCCATCGGTAGCATTCAATTTGACAAGGATCGGAAAATCATCTCCAATCATCTCATGTATTCTTGTGATGATATCCAGGATTACCTGTGTCCTTTTTTCTGTTGAGCCACCCCACCTGTCTTTGCGTCTGTTTGTGTAGGGAGAAATAAAATTACTGAGCAAAAAACCGTGGGCACAGTGTAATTGTACACCATCAAAACCTGCTTCCTTTGCCCTTCTTGCAGCATTGGCAAAGTCCTCTATTGTCTCAAGAACTTCTTCCTCTGTCATTTCCTCGGGAGTTACACCGTTTCTTTTATTTGTAACGGCTGAAGGTGCAAGCATAATTGGAGTTTTGGCACTTAACATGGTCTGCCTGCCACCATGCATGATCTGTACTACGATCTTGCTCCCATGCTCGTGAACCCTGGAAACTATCTTCTTGTAAGGTTCTATGAACCTGTCATCATAGATTCCCTGCTGAAGGCGGTCACTTTTACCTTTAGGATTGACGTATGCATATCCTGTGATGATAAGCCCTACATCATTACGTGCAAGCTCTTCGTAAAGCTCACCCAGTCTTTCAGTTGGGGTGCCATCAGGCTCTGCCATCCACTCATGGGTAGCCGAGCGTACAAAACGATTTGGAACATCCATATTCCCAAGTTCTATCGGTTCGAACAACATGTAGGAATATTGATGTCAGTGGCTTATATGCTTTTCTTAGCCTCATGCAGACTTATACTTTGCTTCATCCAGCTCTTCCTTTAGGGCTTCGTTGTTCACCCTGTAGACAAGCATTGATGTAAATAACAGCGCAAAGGCCAACATATTGACCATAAGTGTGAGACGTAGTGAAGTGCCTTCAAGCCCTCCACCACTACCCCCATATGAAGAGCCACCGAACATCAGAGGGTGAGCTGAACGCCATAAACGTATGGAAAAGAAACTCAGCGGAACAGAGAGAAATCCAACTATTCCAAAGACAGCTGCAAGACGTGCTCTCTTTTCCGGTTCTTCAAGTGCCTGACGAAGCATCAGGTAAGCAAGATAAACTAGGAAGAGTGCAAGAGATGTCGTGAGTCGAGGTTCCCATACCCAATACCATCCCCATGTGGCTTTTGCCCATATGGATCCCGTTGCAAGTACAAGAAAAGCAAACACAACTCCAACTTCTGCGGCGGAGTGAGCAACAATATCCCATTTCCTGCTGTTTGCCTTAAGCTGCATTATACTGGCAATAAAAACCACTGTGAATGACAGGTATGCCACCATTGCAATTGACAGGTGGAAATAGAAGATCTTAAAACTACTGTCAAGCACCTCACCGGCATTTCCCTTCATCTGGGGCACATAAAAAAAGACCATCCATATGGCAATTAGCATAACAGGGAATGTGATGGCTGCAATTATTCTCTCTTTTTTCCTGTCAATGAGCATGATTGTTCCTCTGCCTTATTAAAACTCCTGGT
Encoded proteins:
- a CDS encoding DUF2119 domain-containing protein; the encoded protein is MSYRILGEGKPVRLFVAGLHGKEWKDTSDILENIEAPKKGTLAVIPLVNKGNYVSTLDDNYFTEIGMPIIEAVEELKPEVYIEIHSYSAQNIGKLTGAERLDRVGVPAFSRLDHDVLLGSVAPYIRRKYFPQDALCLTFEIQKGNTLSKQYATSIINRMKEFTSRDEFLSCMFERYPKQARKAIEDYKNFYGLSDDEI
- a CDS encoding SAM-dependent methyltransferase → MRLDAYLVEMGYFKSRGRAKTAILNGNIKVDNTIVKKPSRDISADAEVDVEEGLDMPRGYFKLKKIQDATGLIEKGDRVLDLGSSAGGFLMLASEIASSVKGVEFSRDFSTELEKVVDEKENISVMFGDVFKVPLEKMSPEKVDVILSDMTLEPLDSLAALERVLPLLRDKGKLLQVIKMGKQKNSKPILAKAEAMGLKIIEVLESEKQEIYIIAQKVV
- a CDS encoding cytochrome c biogenesis protein, whose protein sequence is MLIDRKKERIIAAITFPVMLIAIWMVFFYVPQMKGNAGEVLDSSFKIFYFHLSIAMVAYLSFTVVFIASIMQLKANSRKWDIVAHSAAEVGVVFAFLVLATGSIWAKATWGWYWVWEPRLTTSLALFLVYLAYLMLRQALEEPEKRARLAAVFGIVGFLSVPLSFFSIRLWRSAHPLMFGGSSYGGSGGGLEGTSLRLTLMVNMLAFALLFTSMLVYRVNNEALKEELDEAKYKSA
- a CDS encoding HAD family phosphatase → MLSPNGDDLLKAVIFDMDGVLVDSMSYHAEAVQHIFDEIGVEMDQQDIFEREGERTVDIVAFLLDKGTGNASNYDISDIVERYISEFNRIVELKVFDGMQECLNVLKEKFDLAVVSGSDKPIVNDIISSQYPGIFKGIVTADDVERGKPEPDPYLKAVEMLGISSHEGIVIENAPMGVEAAKKAGLCCVAIPTYLDPEKFQQADMVIKDHTHLVEFLRKLDPSYNCLQLPKS
- a CDS encoding NADH:flavin oxidoreductase, with the translated sequence MLFEPIELGNMDVPNRFVRSATHEWMAEPDGTPTERLGELYEELARNDVGLIITGYAYVNPKGKSDRLQQGIYDDRFIEPYKKIVSRVHEHGSKIVVQIMHGGRQTMLSAKTPIMLAPSAVTNKRNGVTPEEMTEEEVLETIEDFANAARRAKEAGFDGVQLHCAHGFLLSNFISPYTNRRKDRWGGSTEKRTQVILDIITRIHEMIGDDFPILVKLNATDGFPKGKKNVLDAPECVEIAKILAANGVCAIEVSGGIVEAGQEMFRTKVDRPEDEAYYRNYSKMIKEAVDVPVIVVGGIRSKAVMEQMLAEEYADMVSLCRSLICEPDLVAKIRNGETEIAKCVSCNLCSDESGIKCNYDFGN
- a CDS encoding bile acid:sodium symporter family protein, yielding MIKRFNSLFPLWAIIFSIIAFAYPSVFSPYKNAITPLLGIVMFGMGITLSANDFLLVLKRPRVIALGTAMQYILMPLIAFIISYLLNLPIEIMAGMVLLGSCPGGTASNVICYLAKGDVALSITLTSVSTLLAFFLTPALTWLYIGQAVPVEVGNMMLSIVKIVLVPVALGVIINTLFDKHIERFRHAFPALSVATIVFIIAIIIALNKENILVAGKLVMIAVILHNGFGFASGYFISKTLGLDEKDARTLAIEVGMQNSGLSVALAAKYFTPLAALPGALFSIWHNIMGSALAAYWSSKEDKNGL